The region AACGAATAGTTGAGTTTTGGTCCGTTATAGTTACAGAACTCCTCACGTAAAGTAGTTATCCGGTAATCCAAGCCGAAGTTTTTCGCAAACACGAAGTCTAGAATAAAATCGAGCCTATTGGTTATTTTATGTGTATATATCAGAAACATACTCTCTATTTTATTAAAGTGGCAAATATACTTAAGAATTTCTTCTTTTCTACGTTCCAATTTAACAATTTGGCTGCATTACTAATTTTCTCTGAATAGTAGCCACTTCCATTTTTTTCAACTGTATTTTTCAAAGTTTGTGCCAATGCTTTCGGATTACGTTCGTATAATATTTCTCCTATATCGTATGTTTTTACCAGTTCAGCCATAACCGGCAGGTTGCTTACTACAACAGGAATTCCTGTCTGAATATAGTCAAATATCTTGTTGGGAAGTGCAAAACGATAGTTCAGTCCCGAATCTTCTTCCAAAGAGACTCCCACATGAGCTTTACTAGTTATTTCATGTAAATTGTCGTATGGAATGTGTCCTGTAAGAATAACATTTTTTACATTTTCGTCTTCAACTTTTTGTTTGATACTTTCGAACAGATCTCCATATCCAACAATGTAAAGTATGTATTCTTGCAAATATTGCATTGCTTCTATTAAGAGTTCAATACCTCGGTCTTTGTTAATTGCACCCTGATAAATAATTATTTGTTCTGTTTTATTAGTGATTAACTTACCCTCTTTTGGTATTGGGACATTTCTTATCACTTCAAACTGTTTTCCATATTTTTTTTTGTAAATTTCTGCAATAGGTTGACATACAGTAACTCCAACATCAACTTTAGGCACTAAAAATCTCTCTAATGCTAACCATACTTTTTTAACTCGTGTTCTATTAACCAACTCAGGGACTTCAGTAAATAACTCATGACTATCATAAATC is a window of Bacteroidales bacterium DNA encoding:
- a CDS encoding glycosyltransferase family 4 protein yields the protein MKRVIVCVTNDLENDQRVNRSALTLYENGYNVTVVGRKLKRSSKFTRQYTTHRFRLLFSKKMWFYAEYNIRLFFYLCFRKADILLANDLDTLPACWAASKIKGCFLIYDSHELFTEVPELVNRTRVKKVWLALERFLVPKVDVGVTVCQPIAEIYKKKYGKQFEVIRNVPIPKEGKLITNKTEQIIIYQGAINKDRGIELLIEAMQYLQEYILYIVGYGDLFESIKQKVEDENVKNVILTGHIPYDNLHEITSKAHVGVSLEEDSGLNYRFALPNKIFDYIQTGIPVVVSNLPVMAELVKTYDIGEILYERNPKALAQTLKNTVEKNGSGYYSEKISNAAKLLNWNVEKKKFLSIFATLIK